The following are encoded together in the Apodemus sylvaticus chromosome 11, mApoSyl1.1, whole genome shotgun sequence genome:
- the LOC127696266 gene encoding keratin-associated protein 10-4-like, with protein sequence MPGHLKAQQTPFPALKPALHSEHCCPACAAGPACAAALPVLLALPMLLPCLCCCPACAAALPVLLALPVLLPCLCCCPACAAALPVLLPCLCCCPACAAALPVLLPCLCCCPVCAAALPVLLPCLCCCPACAADPACAAALSVLLPCLCCCPACAAALPVLLPCLCCWPCLCCCPACAAALPVLLPCLCCCPACAAGPACAAALPVLLPYLCCWPCLCCCPACAAALPVLLTLPVLLPCL encoded by the coding sequence ATGCCTGGACACCTGAAGGCACAGCAGACACCGTTCCCCGCCTTGAAGCCAGCTCTACACTCAGAACACTGCTGCCCTGCCTGTGCTGCTGGCCCTGCCTGTGCTGCTGCCCTGCCTGTGCTGCTGGCCCTGCCTATGCTGCTGCCCTGCCTGTGCTGCTGCCCTGCCTGTGCTGCTGCCCTGCCTGTGCTGCTGGCCCTGCCTGTGCTGCTGCCCTGCCTGTGCTGCTGCCCTGCCTGTGCTGCTGCCCTGCCTGTGCTGCTGCCCTGTCTGTGCTGCTGCCCTGCCTGTGCTGCTGCCCTGCCTGTGCTGCTGCCCTGCCTGTGCTGCTGCCCTGTCTGTGCTGCTGCCCTACCTGTGCTGCTGCCCTGCCTGTGCTGCTGCCCTGCCTGTGCTGCTGACCCTGCCTGTGCTGCTGCCCTGTCTGTGCTGCTGCCCTGCCTGTGCTGCTGCCCTGCCTGTGCTGCTGCCCTGCCTGTGCTGCTGCCCTGCCTGTGCTGCTGGCCCTGCCTGTGCTGCTGCCCTGCCTGTGCTGCTGCCCTGCCTGTGCTGCTGCCCTGCCTGTGCTGCTGCCCTGCCTGTGCTGCTGGCCCTGCCTGTGCTGCTGCCCTGCCTGTGCTGCTGCCCTACCTGTGCTGCTGGCCCTGCTTGTGCTGCTGCCCTGCCTGTGCTGCTGCCCTGCCTGTGCTGCTGACCCTGCCTGTGCTGCTGCCCTGCCTGTGA